A stretch of Streptococcus chenjunshii DNA encodes these proteins:
- the rpsL gene encoding 30S ribosomal protein S12: MPTINQLVRKPRKSKVEKSKSPALNVGYNSHKKVQTNIASPQKRGVATRVGTMTPKKPNSALRKFARVRLSNLIEVTAYIPGIGHNLQEHSVVLIRGGRVKDLPGVRYHIVRGALDTAGVTDRKQGRSKYGTKKPKA, translated from the coding sequence ATGCCTACAATTAACCAGTTGGTACGTAAACCACGTAAGTCTAAAGTAGAAAAATCTAAATCACCGGCTTTGAACGTTGGTTATAACAGTCATAAAAAAGTGCAGACCAATATTGCTTCACCGCAAAAACGCGGTGTTGCAACACGTGTCGGAACAATGACACCTAAAAAGCCTAACTCTGCCCTTCGTAAATTTGCCCGTGTTCGTTTGAGCAATCTTATTGAAGTAACGGCTTATATCCCAGGAATCGGCCATAACCTGCAGGAGCATAGTGTTGTGCTTATCCGCGGCGGCCGGGTAAAAGACCTTCCGGGTGTCCGTTACCATATTGTTCGCGGTGCTCTTGATACTGCCGGTGTAACTGACCGGAAGCAAGGCCGTTCGAAATACGGAACTAAAAAACCAAAAGCATAA
- the rpsG gene encoding 30S ribosomal protein S7, with translation MSRKNQAPKREVLPDPLYNSKLVTRLINRVMLDGKRGTASSIVYGAFEQIKEATGNDALEVFETAMENIMPVLEVRARRVGGSNYQVPVEVRPERRTTLGLRWLVTISRGRGEHTMQDRLAKEIMDAANNTGASVKRREDTHRMAEANRAFAHFRW, from the coding sequence ATGAGTCGTAAAAACCAAGCGCCAAAGCGTGAAGTATTGCCAGATCCGCTGTACAATTCTAAACTTGTTACACGTCTTATCAACCGTGTTATGCTTGATGGAAAACGCGGAACGGCGTCCAGCATTGTTTACGGTGCCTTCGAACAGATTAAGGAAGCAACAGGAAATGATGCGCTGGAAGTTTTTGAAACAGCAATGGAAAATATTATGCCTGTACTTGAAGTCCGTGCCCGCCGTGTCGGAGGTTCTAACTATCAAGTGCCCGTTGAAGTACGTCCGGAACGCCGGACAACATTGGGTCTTCGCTGGCTGGTGACAATTTCCCGCGGACGCGGCGAACACACTATGCAAGACCGTTTGGCAAAAGAAATTATGGATGCGGCTAACAATACAGGAGCATCTGTCAAGAGACGCGAAGATACTCACCGTATGGCTGAAGCCAACCGTGCCTTTGCTCACTTCCGCTGGTAA
- the fusA gene encoding elongation factor G — MAREFSLEKTRNIGIMAHVDAGKTTTTERILYYTGKIHKIGETHEGASQMDWMEQEQERGITITSAATTAQWNGHRVNIIDTPGHVDFTIEVQRSLRVLDGAVTVLDSQSGVEPQTETVWRQATEYGVPRIVFANKMDKIGADFLYSVSTLHDRLQANAHPIQLPIGAEDDFRGIIDLIKMKAEIYTNDLGTDILEEDIPEEYLAQAEEYREKLIEAVAETDEDLMLKYLEGEDITEDELKAAIRKATINVEFYPVLCGSAFKNKGVQLMLDAVIDYLPSPLDIPAIKGVNPDTDEEETRPASDEEPFAALAFKIMTDPFVGRLTFFRVYSGILESGSYVLNTTKGKRERIGRILQMHANSREEIQTVYAGDIAAAVGLKETTTGDSLTDEKAKVILESIEVPEPVIQLMVEPKSKADQDKMGIALQKLAEEDPTFRVETNPETGETVISGMGELHLDVLVDRMKREFKVEANVGAPQVSYRETFRASTQAHGFFKRQTGGKGQFGDVWIEFTPNEEGKGFEFENAIVGGVVPREFIPAVEKGLIESMANGVLAGYPIVDVKAKLYDGSYHDVDSSETAFKVAASLALREAAKTAQPVILEPMMLVTITAPEDNLGDVMGHVTARRGRVDGMEAHGNSQIVRAYVPLAEMFGYATVLRSATQGRGTFMMVFDHYEDVPKAVQEDIIKKNGGHE, encoded by the coding sequence ATGGCTCGCGAATTTTCACTTGAAAAAACTCGTAACATCGGTATCATGGCTCACGTCGATGCTGGTAAAACAACAACGACGGAACGTATTCTTTATTATACTGGTAAAATCCACAAAATTGGTGAAACACACGAAGGTGCTTCACAAATGGACTGGATGGAACAGGAACAAGAGCGTGGTATCACAATTACCTCAGCTGCGACAACTGCCCAATGGAACGGTCACCGCGTCAATATCATTGACACCCCAGGGCACGTGGACTTCACTATCGAAGTTCAGCGCTCTCTGCGTGTTTTGGATGGTGCTGTAACGGTGCTGGACTCGCAGTCAGGTGTTGAACCGCAGACTGAAACAGTATGGCGCCAGGCAACTGAATACGGCGTTCCGCGTATCGTATTTGCTAATAAAATGGATAAGATCGGTGCGGACTTCCTTTATTCTGTCAGCACCCTGCATGACCGTCTTCAGGCCAATGCTCATCCTATTCAGCTGCCAATCGGTGCTGAAGATGATTTCCGCGGTATCATTGACCTCATCAAAATGAAGGCCGAAATTTATACGAACGATCTTGGAACTGATATTTTGGAAGAAGATATCCCTGAAGAATATCTTGCTCAGGCTGAAGAATATCGGGAAAAGCTGATCGAAGCGGTCGCTGAAACAGATGAAGATCTGATGCTGAAGTATCTTGAAGGTGAGGACATTACAGAGGATGAGCTGAAAGCTGCTATCCGTAAAGCTACGATTAATGTGGAATTTTATCCGGTACTTTGCGGTTCTGCCTTTAAAAACAAGGGTGTACAGCTGATGCTTGATGCGGTTATCGATTATCTTCCAAGTCCGCTGGATATTCCTGCTATTAAAGGTGTTAATCCAGATACTGATGAAGAAGAAACACGTCCAGCTTCAGATGAAGAACCTTTTGCAGCTCTGGCTTTTAAAATTATGACAGACCCCTTTGTCGGCCGTCTGACCTTCTTCCGTGTCTACTCAGGTATCCTTGAAAGCGGTTCTTATGTATTGAACACAACCAAAGGCAAGCGTGAGCGTATCGGCCGTATCCTGCAGATGCATGCTAACAGCCGCGAAGAGATTCAAACTGTTTATGCCGGTGATATTGCAGCTGCGGTAGGTCTTAAAGAGACAACAACAGGTGATTCACTGACTGATGAAAAAGCTAAGGTTATCCTTGAATCAATTGAAGTACCGGAACCGGTTATCCAATTGATGGTTGAACCTAAATCCAAAGCCGATCAGGATAAAATGGGGATTGCTCTGCAAAAACTAGCTGAAGAAGACCCAACCTTCCGCGTTGAAACAAATCCTGAAACAGGTGAAACTGTCATTTCAGGTATGGGAGAACTGCATCTGGATGTCCTTGTTGACCGGATGAAACGTGAATTTAAAGTTGAGGCAAATGTAGGAGCACCTCAAGTATCTTACCGTGAAACCTTCCGTGCCTCTACTCAGGCTCACGGTTTCTTCAAACGCCAAACTGGTGGTAAAGGTCAATTTGGTGATGTTTGGATTGAGTTTACACCTAATGAGGAAGGCAAAGGCTTTGAATTTGAAAATGCCATTGTCGGTGGTGTTGTGCCGCGTGAATTTATTCCAGCGGTTGAAAAAGGACTTATTGAGTCAATGGCCAATGGTGTCCTTGCGGGCTATCCTATCGTTGATGTTAAGGCTAAACTTTATGATGGTTCATACCACGATGTCGACTCTTCAGAGACAGCCTTCAAGGTTGCGGCTTCACTGGCGCTCAGAGAAGCTGCAAAAACAGCACAGCCTGTTATTCTTGAGCCGATGATGCTTGTAACAATTACAGCACCTGAAGATAACCTCGGGGATGTTATGGGACATGTGACAGCCCGCCGCGGTCGTGTTGATGGTATGGAAGCACACGGTAACAGTCAAATTGTCCGTGCGTACGTCCCTCTTGCTGAAATGTTCGGCTATGCAACTGTGCTGCGGTCAGCGACACAGGGCCGCGGAACCTTTATGATGGTTTTTGACCACTACGAAGATGTTCCTAAAGCGGTTCAGGAAGACATTATTAAGAAAAACGGCGGTCATGAATAA
- the gap gene encoding type I glyceraldehyde-3-phosphate dehydrogenase, which yields MVVKVGINGFGRIGRLAFRRIQNVEGVEVTRINDLTDPNMLAHLLKYDTTQGRFDGTVEVKEGGFEVNGKFVKVSAERDPEAIDWATDGVEIVLEATGFFAKKEAAEKHLHANGGAKKVVITAPGGNDVKTVVFNTNHDILDGTETVISGASCTTNCLAPMAKALHDNFGIQEGLMTTIHAYTGDQMILDGPHRGGDLRRARSGANNIVPNSTGAAKAIGLVIPELNGKLDGAAQRVPVPTGSVTELVAVLDKNVTAEEVNAAMKAAANESYGYTEDPIVSSDIVGISYGSLFDATQTKVLDVDGKQLVKVVSWYDNEMSYTSQLVRTLEYFAKIAQ from the coding sequence ATGGTAGTTAAAGTTGGTATTAACGGTTTCGGTCGTATCGGACGTCTCGCTTTCCGTCGTATCCAAAACGTAGAAGGTGTTGAAGTGACTCGCATCAACGACCTTACAGATCCAAACATGCTTGCGCATTTGTTGAAATATGACACTACGCAAGGCCGTTTTGATGGTACAGTGGAAGTAAAAGAAGGCGGATTCGAAGTTAATGGTAAATTCGTTAAGGTTTCTGCTGAACGTGATCCAGAAGCAATTGACTGGGCAACTGATGGTGTTGAAATTGTCCTTGAAGCAACAGGTTTCTTTGCTAAGAAAGAAGCTGCAGAAAAACATTTGCATGCTAATGGCGGTGCTAAAAAAGTTGTTATCACTGCGCCAGGTGGAAACGATGTGAAGACAGTCGTTTTCAACACTAACCATGATATCCTTGATGGTACTGAAACAGTTATCTCCGGTGCATCATGTACAACAAACTGTCTTGCACCAATGGCTAAAGCTCTTCACGATAATTTTGGTATTCAAGAAGGTTTGATGACAACAATCCACGCTTACACCGGCGACCAAATGATTCTTGACGGACCTCACCGCGGCGGTGACCTTCGCCGTGCTCGTTCAGGAGCTAACAACATTGTGCCTAACTCAACAGGTGCTGCTAAAGCTATCGGTCTTGTTATTCCTGAATTGAACGGAAAACTTGACGGTGCTGCACAGCGTGTTCCTGTTCCAACTGGTTCTGTTACGGAATTGGTAGCTGTTCTTGACAAGAATGTAACAGCTGAAGAAGTTAACGCAGCTATGAAAGCAGCAGCTAATGAGTCATACGGCTATACTGAAGACCCAATCGTTTCTTCAGACATCGTAGGTATTTCATACGGTTCATTATTTGATGCAACTCAAACAAAAGTTCTTGATGTTGATGGTAAACAATTGGTTAAAGTTGTTTCATGGTATGACAATGAAATGTCTTATACATCACAGCTTGTTCGTACACTTGAGTACTTTGCAAAAATCGCTCAATAA
- a CDS encoding phosphoglycerate kinase: MAKLTVKDLDLKGKKVLVRVDFNVPLKDGVITNDNRISAALPTIKYIVEQGGRAVLFSHLGRVKEEADKEGKSLAPVAKDLSEKLGQEVVFPGATRGEKLEAAINALEDGQVLLVENTRFEDVDGKKESKNDPELGKYWASLGDGIFVNDAFGTAHRAHASNVGISANVEQAAAGFLLENEIAYIQEAVETPERPFVAILGGSKVSDKIGVIENLLAKADKVLIGGGMTYTFYKAQGIEIGDSLVEEDKLDIAKELLEKAEGKLILPVDSKEANAFADYTEVRDTEGEAVDAGFLGLDIGPKSIAKFDEELTGAKTVVWNGPMGVFENPDFQAGTIGVMDAIVKQPGVKSIIGGGDSAAAAINLGRADKFSWISTGGGASMELLEGKVLPGLSALTEK; the protein is encoded by the coding sequence ATGGCGAAATTAACTGTTAAAGATCTTGATTTAAAAGGGAAAAAAGTCCTTGTCCGTGTTGATTTTAACGTCCCTTTGAAAGACGGCGTTATCACTAACGACAATCGTATCTCAGCAGCTCTGCCGACAATTAAATATATTGTTGAACAGGGCGGCCGTGCTGTTCTCTTTTCACATTTGGGCCGTGTGAAAGAAGAGGCTGATAAAGAAGGTAAATCACTCGCTCCCGTAGCAAAAGACCTTTCAGAAAAACTTGGTCAGGAAGTTGTATTCCCAGGAGCAACCCGCGGCGAGAAACTGGAAGCAGCTATCAATGCTCTTGAAGATGGGCAGGTTCTTTTGGTTGAAAACACACGTTTTGAAGATGTTGATGGTAAGAAAGAATCCAAAAATGATCCTGAACTTGGCAAATACTGGGCTTCACTTGGCGATGGTATTTTTGTCAATGATGCCTTTGGGACAGCTCACCGTGCTCATGCCTCAAATGTTGGTATTTCAGCTAATGTCGAACAGGCGGCAGCCGGCTTCCTTTTGGAAAATGAAATTGCTTATATCCAAGAGGCTGTTGAAACCCCAGAACGCCCATTTGTAGCAATCTTAGGCGGTTCTAAGGTATCAGATAAAATCGGTGTCATTGAAAATCTGTTGGCAAAAGCAGACAAGGTGCTTATCGGCGGCGGTATGACTTATACTTTCTACAAAGCACAAGGCATTGAAATTGGTGATTCTTTGGTTGAAGAAGATAAGCTGGATATCGCTAAAGAATTGCTGGAAAAAGCGGAAGGCAAACTGATTCTGCCAGTTGACTCTAAAGAAGCCAATGCTTTTGCTGACTATACTGAAGTAAGAGATACGGAAGGTGAAGCAGTTGATGCCGGTTTCTTAGGGCTTGATATCGGTCCTAAGTCTATTGCTAAATTTGACGAAGAATTAACAGGTGCTAAAACAGTCGTTTGGAATGGTCCTATGGGTGTATTTGAAAACCCTGACTTCCAAGCGGGTACGATTGGTGTCATGGATGCTATTGTTAAACAGCCTGGAGTGAAGTCTATTATCGGCGGCGGAGACTCAGCCGCAGCTGCTATCAATTTAGGCCGTGCCGACAAGTTTTCTTGGATTTCTACCGGCGGCGGAGCTTCTATGGAACTTCTTGAAGGGAAGGTTCTTCCAGGACTCTCAGCACTTACAGAAAAGTAA
- a CDS encoding FUSC family protein: MRTLKTGIAVFLVLLLFSLLHWEGMQIAALTAVFSLREDFDKSVHFGTSRILGNSIGGVMALIFYFVSDWFNNSFWVVPLLVPVLTMLTIMFNVAFDNKAGVIGGVAAMLIITLSIPQDETVLYVFTRVFETFCGVFIAILVNADFDKLQQFFLSHFKK, translated from the coding sequence ATGCGAACGCTAAAGACAGGGATTGCTGTTTTTTTGGTTTTGCTGCTTTTCTCCCTCCTTCATTGGGAAGGTATGCAAATCGCTGCTTTGACGGCAGTTTTCAGCCTGCGGGAGGATTTCGATAAAAGTGTCCATTTTGGAACGTCCCGTATTTTAGGCAACTCTATTGGAGGAGTGATGGCCTTGATTTTCTACTTTGTCAGTGACTGGTTTAATAACAGTTTTTGGGTTGTTCCTCTGTTAGTGCCCGTCCTGACAATGCTGACTATTATGTTTAATGTGGCTTTTGATAACAAGGCCGGTGTTATCGGCGGAGTAGCAGCTATGTTGATTATTACGCTGTCCATTCCTCAGGATGAAACAGTTCTCTATGTTTTTACCCGTGTCTTTGAAACATTTTGCGGTGTTTTTATTGCTATTTTAGTTAACGCTGATTTTGATAAGCTGCAGCAGTTTTTTCTTTCACATTTTAAAAAGTAA
- a CDS encoding MerR family transcriptional regulator, which produces MQEKELRRSMAVFPIGTVMKLTDLTARQIRYYEDQGLLRPDRSSGNRRLYSLNDMDTLLEIKDFLDEGLNIAAIKKEYADRKDKALKKKKALTDADVRRILHDELRRQGGFFTPSHNFR; this is translated from the coding sequence ATGCAAGAAAAAGAACTGAGACGTTCCATGGCAGTTTTTCCCATCGGAACTGTTATGAAACTGACTGATTTGACTGCACGTCAGATTCGTTATTATGAAGATCAGGGTTTGCTTAGACCGGATCGCAGTTCAGGTAACCGCCGTCTTTATTCTTTAAATGATATGGATACGTTGCTTGAGATTAAAGATTTCTTAGATGAAGGTCTTAATATTGCGGCCATAAAAAAAGAATACGCTGATCGTAAGGATAAAGCACTGAAAAAGAAGAAGGCTTTAACTGATGCAGATGTGAGACGTATATTACATGATGAACTGCGCCGTCAGGGCGGCTTTTTCACCCCTTCCCATAATTTTCGTTAA
- the glnA gene encoding type I glutamate--ammonia ligase: MAITVADIKRDIQEQNVTFIRLMFSDILGTMKNVEFPATEEQIDKVLSNKAMFDGSSIEGFVRINESDMYLYPDLDTWTVFPWGDENGRVGGFICDIYTAENEPFTGDPRGNLKKALRHMEELGYKSFNLGPEPEFFLFKMDEQGVPTLEVNDKGGYFDLAPTDLADNTRREIVNVLTEMGFEVEASHHEVAVGQHEIDFKYADVLKACDNIQMFKLVVKTIARKHGLYATFMAKPKYGIAGSGMHCNMSLFNKNGENAFYDTADPRGMDLSEDAYYFLGGLMKHAYSYTAIMNPTVNSYKRLVPGYEAPVYIAWAGRNRSPLIRVPASRGLSTRLELRSVDPTANPYLALAVLLESGLDGIVNKIEAPAPVETNIYSMTAEERREVGIIDLPSTLHNALKALQEDEVIKAALGEHIYINFLEAKRIEWASYATFVSQWEVDNYLDLY; this comes from the coding sequence ATGGCAATCACAGTAGCTGACATCAAACGTGACATTCAAGAACAGAATGTTACCTTTATCCGTTTGATGTTTTCTGATATCTTGGGGACAATGAAAAATGTAGAATTCCCCGCGACTGAAGAGCAAATCGATAAGGTCTTGTCCAACAAAGCGATGTTTGATGGTTCATCAATTGAAGGGTTTGTACGTATTAATGAATCTGATATGTACCTTTATCCCGATCTTGATACGTGGACCGTTTTCCCTTGGGGGGATGAAAACGGCCGTGTCGGTGGTTTTATCTGTGATATCTATACAGCAGAGAATGAACCGTTTACCGGTGATCCCCGCGGCAATTTAAAAAAAGCTCTGCGCCATATGGAAGAACTGGGCTATAAATCCTTTAATTTAGGACCGGAGCCGGAATTTTTCCTTTTCAAAATGGATGAACAGGGAGTGCCTACCCTTGAAGTTAATGACAAGGGAGGGTATTTTGATTTAGCACCGACTGACTTAGCTGATAATACACGCCGTGAGATTGTCAATGTCTTAACTGAAATGGGCTTTGAAGTTGAGGCCAGTCACCATGAGGTAGCTGTCGGCCAGCATGAGATAGATTTCAAATATGCTGATGTTTTAAAAGCCTGCGATAATATTCAGATGTTTAAGCTGGTTGTCAAAACCATTGCCCGCAAACACGGTCTGTATGCGACCTTTATGGCAAAACCTAAATACGGCATTGCTGGTTCAGGGATGCACTGCAATATGTCACTTTTTAATAAAAACGGAGAGAACGCCTTTTATGATACGGCGGATCCCAGAGGCATGGATCTGTCTGAAGATGCCTACTATTTCTTGGGCGGTTTAATGAAACATGCTTACAGCTATACCGCTATCATGAATCCGACTGTTAATTCCTACAAGCGTTTGGTCCCGGGTTATGAAGCTCCGGTGTATATTGCTTGGGCAGGACGCAACCGCTCTCCGCTTATCCGTGTTCCGGCTTCGCGCGGCCTCAGTACTCGGCTTGAGCTGCGCTCTGTTGATCCGACAGCTAATCCATATTTGGCGCTTGCAGTGCTTTTAGAATCAGGTTTAGACGGGATTGTCAATAAGATTGAAGCTCCGGCTCCGGTCGAAACCAATATTTACTCCATGACCGCTGAGGAGCGCAGAGAAGTCGGAATTATTGACTTGCCGTCAACCTTGCATAATGCATTGAAGGCATTGCAGGAAGACGAAGTGATCAAAGCGGCCCTAGGTGAGCATATCTATATTAACTTCCTTGAGGCCAAAAGGATTGAGTGGGCCAGCTACGCGACCTTTGTTTCCCAGTGGGAAGTGGATAACTATTTGGATTTGTATTAG